In Acidobacteriota bacterium, the following are encoded in one genomic region:
- a CDS encoding replication-associated recombination protein A: MPDLFDRKEGDQPDSKTPLADRMRPRDLSEFVGQSHLLSPGKLLRELIERDEIPSMIFFGPPGTGKTTLARIIAKRTGSLFLSLSAVLSGVKEVKGIMAEAERERKFYGRSTILFIDEIHRFNKAQQDAFLPYVERGDIILIGATTENPSFEVIGPLLSRCRVFLFEPLSVDEVVLILERALADAERGLAKLRPEVSPDMLRQIAVFSGGDARRALSTLELAVIKTEPAADGIRRVGERTLEEVIERKILLYDKGGEEHYNLISALHKSIRNSDPDAALYWLARMLEAGEDPLYIARRLIRVASEDVGLADPDALPLAVSAYQAVHFIGMPECDLALAEAVVYLSQAPKSNALYTAMKKVKKDVKEKMAEPVPMHLRNDPTELMKKLDYSKGYLYAHNFPEGVAPMDCLPPSLLGKRYYHPTDRGFEERVKERLTRYKQLKDEMKKRRISKEK, translated from the coding sequence ATGCCTGATCTGTTTGATAGAAAAGAGGGAGATCAACCCGATTCGAAAACACCACTTGCCGATAGGATGCGTCCCCGCGATCTTTCAGAGTTTGTGGGGCAGAGCCATCTTCTTTCCCCGGGGAAGCTTCTCCGGGAGCTAATCGAACGGGATGAGATTCCCTCGATGATATTTTTCGGACCGCCGGGAACGGGGAAAACGACCTTAGCCCGGATAATCGCCAAAAGGACGGGTTCCCTTTTCCTTTCCCTTTCCGCGGTTCTTTCCGGGGTCAAGGAGGTCAAGGGGATAATGGCAGAGGCAGAGCGGGAGCGGAAGTTCTATGGGCGGAGTACCATCCTCTTCATCGATGAGATCCATCGGTTCAACAAGGCTCAGCAGGATGCCTTCCTCCCCTATGTGGAGCGGGGGGATATCATTTTGATTGGAGCGACCACCGAGAACCCGTCTTTCGAGGTGATCGGTCCGCTACTTTCCCGGTGCCGGGTATTTCTTTTTGAACCTCTTTCTGTCGATGAGGTAGTGCTTATTCTCGAGCGTGCGCTCGCCGACGCTGAGCGGGGGCTGGCAAAGCTACGCCCCGAGGTATCTCCGGATATGCTCCGTCAGATCGCCGTTTTCTCCGGCGGTGATGCTCGGCGGGCGCTTTCCACCCTTGAGCTCGCGGTTATAAAGACCGAGCCGGCTGCTGATGGCATCCGGCGTGTCGGCGAGCGCACGCTCGAGGAGGTGATCGAGCGGAAGATCCTCCTTTATGATAAGGGGGGAGAGGAACACTACAATCTTATCTCTGCCCTTCATAAGAGCATAAGGAACTCCGATCCTGATGCTGCCCTTTACTGGCTTGCCCGGATGCTCGAGGCAGGCGAGGATCCGCTCTATATCGCGAGGAGGCTTATCCGAGTGGCTTCTGAGGATGTCGGTCTTGCCGACCCCGACGCTTTACCGTTAGCGGTGTCTGCCTATCAGGCGGTTCATTTTATCGGGATGCCCGAGTGCGACCTTGCCCTCGCCGAGGCGGTGGTTTATCTCTCCCAGGCGCCGAAGAGCAACGCCCTCTACACTGCGATGAAGAAGGTTAAGAAGGATGTGAAGGAGAAGATGGCGGAGCCGGTTCCTATGCATTTAAGGAACGACCCTACGGAGCTGATGAAGAAACTCGACTATAGTAAGGGTTACCTCTATGCTCATAATTTCCCCGAGGGGGTGGCGCCAATGGACTGCCTTCCACCGAGCCTTTTGGGGAAGAGGTACTACCATCCAACCGATCGCGGCTTCGAAGAGCGAGTGAAGGAGAGGCTCACCCGTTATAAGCAGCTTAAGGATGAGATGAAAAAGCGACGGATCTCAAAGGAGAAATAA
- a CDS encoding tetratricopeptide repeat protein, whose product MGKKSIVISLLLLFIPTVFLLGKVVVIPFNGANGKQDLSWLRYGTSIYLTYILSGIEGIDPISWDEFTRYLDDEGIPLDASLTLGSIIKIGRDLGAEKLIIGRYSEESGKLIIRAKVIDIKKGGISHELGSSGRKEDLGRIIDNLASKLITASFPGKSILGKNRLSGISEKTLHLYALAKLTGEKEKRIALLEKALSFPPDFLPARLELGELYFSSGYYLKAGDTLAKVPPGYPSFATAHFKAGSAYFAGGRYEKALSSFIDSFTAHPTTSSLFNIGASLAYLGKYTEASFFIERVSELYPKESSFLLSLGYLALRENKLTKAEEYLRRATDLDPSLVPARFLLSRVYERMGRVKEAEDEMLLARGYADSDEILTSLENGDHPFLALMDEEEGEEIGKKLKEEVLNRLNLLSFNI is encoded by the coding sequence ATGGGAAAGAAATCGATCGTCATCTCTCTTCTCCTCCTATTCATCCCTACCGTCTTCCTTCTGGGAAAAGTGGTGGTCATCCCCTTTAATGGAGCAAATGGGAAGCAAGACCTATCCTGGCTGAGATACGGGACGAGCATCTATCTCACCTACATCCTCTCCGGGATAGAGGGGATCGACCCCATCAGCTGGGATGAATTCACTCGCTACCTGGACGATGAGGGTATCCCGCTCGATGCCTCGCTCACCTTGGGAAGCATAATCAAGATCGGGCGGGACCTCGGGGCAGAGAAACTCATCATCGGAAGATACAGTGAAGAAAGCGGGAAGCTGATCATACGGGCGAAGGTGATAGACATCAAAAAGGGGGGAATAAGCCACGAACTCGGCTCCTCCGGAAGAAAGGAGGATTTAGGGAGGATAATAGATAACCTCGCCTCAAAACTCATCACCGCCTCTTTTCCCGGGAAAAGCATCTTAGGGAAAAATCGCCTGAGTGGAATAAGCGAAAAAACCCTTCACCTCTACGCCCTTGCCAAGCTAACCGGTGAGAAAGAAAAGAGGATAGCCCTCCTTGAAAAGGCGCTTTCCTTCCCTCCGGATTTTCTTCCCGCCCGCCTCGAGTTGGGGGAGCTTTATTTCTCCTCTGGTTATTACCTAAAAGCAGGGGATACCCTCGCTAAAGTACCCCCTGGTTATCCTTCCTTCGCTACCGCTCACTTCAAAGCGGGTAGCGCCTATTTTGCAGGAGGAAGATATGAAAAAGCCCTCTCCTCATTCATCGATAGCTTCACCGCTCATCCCACCACCTCTTCCCTGTTCAACATCGGCGCCTCCCTCGCCTACTTAGGGAAATACACCGAGGCTTCGTTCTTCATCGAGAGGGTGAGTGAACTCTATCCAAAGGAGTCCTCTTTCCTCCTTTCTCTTGGTTATCTGGCTTTAAGGGAGAACAAGTTGACCAAGGCAGAGGAGTATTTGAGGAGAGCGACCGATCTCGACCCTTCTCTCGTTCCCGCTCGGTTCCTTCTCTCGCGGGTCTATGAAAGGATGGGGCGGGTGAAGGAGGCAGAAGACGAGATGCTCCTCGCCCGGGGATACGCCGACTCGGATGAGATCCTCACCTCGCTCGAAAACGGCGATCATCCGTTCCTCGCTTTGATGGATGAGGAAGAAGGCGAAGAGATAGGAAAGAAACTTAAAGAGGAAGTACTCAACCGGCTAAATCTCTTAAGCTTTAATATATAA
- a CDS encoding DUF2905 domain-containing protein gives MYLAPIGKMLLLAGLFLIIIGLILIFAGKIPLLGKLPGDIVMRKGNFTFYFPLATSLLLSLIITLILALLRR, from the coding sequence ATGTATTTAGCGCCAATAGGCAAGATGCTCCTGTTAGCAGGCTTATTTCTCATCATTATTGGGCTCATCTTGATATTTGCAGGGAAGATACCACTCTTAGGAAAACTACCCGGCGACATCGTAATGAGGAAGGGGAATTTCACCTTCTACTTCCCCTTAGCCACCTCCCTCCTCTTAAGCCTCATCATTACCCTTATCTTAGCCCTCCTTAGGAGATAA
- a CDS encoding alkaline phosphatase family protein, whose protein sequence is MNRREFLKWVALTGMVGGNFATVSSLLSGCGPNMRKVRERVIILGFDGVDPGLLEGWVKAGELPNFARFMSELTYCHLRTTNPPESPVAWSSFATGVNPGNHNIFDFLIRDPKTYMPDIAQVSKTDPEFLFGLIPIKMPKAKCNRGGVSFWKRVVDNRIPVMVIQAPVTFPPEELPGGYMLSGLGVPDIRGTQGTYHYFATDLTEEELVNTEMGGKVVKIEVVNGVVETEIYGPWDPLLKQYKREKGKEIAEVSAKLDRAEDPDEIEKLNEELDRLQTELDDLNEQPGILTYPVRFIVEEAKNAITIELGGERDTIKVGEWSRWFEIRFRVTPLVSVKGICHFYLKQVSPALQVYMGPIEFDPRNPVLPISYPDDFSKELVKAVGIYKTRGWAIDTAALQDEKIDEKTLLEDIFYVMGKRREITHYALDNYPWNLFVSVFSATDRVQHLYYRLIDKEHPRYDPELAAKYGDAILKVYKEVDKIIGEIYDKYVAGRDDTVFIVLSDHGFHPFRKGVNLNTWLVRNGFMFLRGMENPQYNLEDLFGHGGDFWPNVVWERTKAYAMGLGQIYINLRGREGKGYVDPADYEKVQDEIIAGLRELRDPETGERVVYDVYKKQDIFRGKYYDRAPDLQVGFNRGYRVSWQTCLGGIPKEIVEPNTRKWSGDHCSFDTHISDGIFFINKKINTNHPHITDIAPTVLRYFGIPIPEDIEGKPLL, encoded by the coding sequence ATGAATAGACGGGAGTTTTTAAAGTGGGTTGCCTTGACCGGAATGGTGGGGGGGAATTTTGCTACGGTTTCCTCCCTTCTTTCCGGTTGTGGTCCTAATATGAGGAAGGTTCGGGAGAGGGTCATCATTCTTGGTTTTGATGGTGTTGATCCCGGGCTTCTTGAGGGTTGGGTAAAGGCGGGGGAGCTTCCCAACTTTGCCCGATTTATGTCTGAGCTGACCTATTGCCATCTCCGAACGACCAATCCTCCGGAATCGCCTGTTGCCTGGTCTTCGTTCGCTACGGGGGTGAATCCGGGAAACCATAATATATTCGACTTCCTCATCCGCGATCCCAAGACCTATATGCCCGATATCGCCCAGGTGAGCAAGACCGACCCGGAGTTTCTCTTCGGACTCATCCCGATAAAGATGCCCAAGGCGAAATGCAATAGAGGGGGTGTTTCCTTTTGGAAGCGGGTGGTGGATAATCGCATCCCGGTGATGGTGATCCAAGCACCGGTTACCTTCCCCCCGGAGGAACTTCCCGGGGGATATATGCTCTCCGGGCTTGGCGTTCCCGACATAAGGGGCACCCAGGGAACCTACCACTATTTTGCCACCGATCTCACCGAGGAGGAGCTGGTGAACACCGAGATGGGGGGGAAGGTGGTAAAGATTGAGGTGGTAAATGGAGTGGTGGAGACCGAGATCTATGGTCCCTGGGATCCACTTCTCAAGCAGTATAAGAGGGAGAAGGGGAAGGAGATCGCTGAGGTCTCGGCAAAGCTCGATAGGGCAGAGGACCCGGACGAGATAGAGAAACTGAACGAGGAATTGGATAGGTTACAGACAGAGCTCGATGATTTAAATGAACAGCCGGGCATCCTCACCTACCCGGTGCGGTTCATCGTGGAGGAGGCTAAGAATGCGATCACCATCGAGCTTGGGGGAGAACGGGATACGATAAAGGTGGGTGAGTGGAGTCGTTGGTTCGAGATAAGGTTCCGGGTGACTCCCCTCGTTTCGGTTAAGGGTATTTGCCATTTCTATCTGAAGCAGGTGAGCCCTGCCCTTCAGGTATATATGGGTCCCATCGAGTTCGACCCCCGGAACCCGGTTCTTCCCATCTCCTATCCTGATGATTTCTCTAAAGAGTTGGTTAAGGCGGTTGGTATCTACAAGACCCGGGGCTGGGCGATCGACACCGCTGCTCTCCAGGATGAGAAGATAGATGAAAAGACCCTCCTCGAAGATATCTTCTATGTGATGGGGAAGAGGAGGGAGATAACCCATTATGCCTTGGATAATTATCCCTGGAATCTGTTTGTCTCCGTCTTCTCCGCTACCGATCGGGTACAGCACCTCTATTATCGATTGATAGATAAGGAGCATCCCAGATATGATCCTGAGCTTGCTGCTAAATATGGTGATGCTATTCTCAAGGTCTATAAGGAGGTAGATAAAATAATAGGCGAGATTTACGATAAATATGTGGCAGGACGGGATGATACGGTGTTCATCGTCCTTTCCGATCATGGGTTCCATCCCTTCCGTAAGGGGGTCAATCTCAATACCTGGCTGGTGAGGAATGGGTTTATGTTCCTTCGAGGTATGGAGAACCCCCAATATAACCTCGAGGACCTGTTCGGTCACGGAGGAGATTTTTGGCCCAATGTAGTTTGGGAGAGAACCAAAGCATACGCTATGGGGCTGGGGCAGATATACATCAATCTCCGGGGAAGGGAAGGGAAGGGTTATGTCGATCCTGCCGATTACGAGAAGGTCCAAGATGAGATCATCGCCGGGTTGAGAGAGCTTCGCGATCCTGAAACCGGTGAGCGGGTGGTTTACGATGTATATAAGAAGCAGGATATCTTCCGGGGGAAGTACTATGATAGAGCACCGGACCTTCAGGTGGGGTTCAATCGGGGCTATCGGGTTTCTTGGCAGACCTGTCTTGGTGGCATCCCTAAGGAGATAGTGGAGCCAAACACCCGGAAGTGGAGTGGGGATCATTGTTCCTTTGACACCCATATATCTGATGGTATCTTCTTTATAAATAAGAAGATAAATACAAATCATCCTCACATCACGGATATCGCTCCTACAGTGCTTCGCTATTTTGGGATTCCGATCCCAGAAGATATAGAAGGAAAACCCCTTCTGTGA